The following are encoded together in the Notolabrus celidotus isolate fNotCel1 chromosome 9, fNotCel1.pri, whole genome shotgun sequence genome:
- the vgll4l gene encoding vestigial like 4 like yields MAVANFHYITRMSSGFKVYILEGQPHLRSEDRYRHITNERARAPTVYPVKRKRSHDRGLTLEERRERVLSRTVGKATQRAATLPAQAIFNRPQSPTSTWSPTPSPTSPLPTHVYYTPVMDEPLALIKKPRKDPESTEQKAKSSANTQIQMRPSVITRVSSSRNPSCRSDTHRSPSSVISKSNYDHVVDEHFQRSLGANYQKAARSQQLSISVSVDDHFAKALGDKWLQIKSKSSSCSSTPPSSPSVTHSPTYKESISCSSPTSSHWSVN; encoded by the exons ATGGCAGTGGCCAACTTCCACTACATCACTCGGATGAGCAGCGGCTTCAAGGTCTACATTTTAGAAG GTCAGCCCCACCTCAGAAGCGAGGACAGATACAGACACATCACAAATGAGCGCGCTCGAGCCCCAACCGTGTATCCAGTCAAACGCAAGCGCAGCCATGACAGAGGTCTGACTCTGGAGGAAAG GCGAGAGCGGGTGCTGAGCAGAACTGTCGGTAAAGCCACCCAGAGAGCAGCAACACTACCAGCACAGGCCATCTTTAACAGGCCCCAAAGCCCCACATCCACCTGGAGTCCAACCCCCAGCCCCACCAGCCCTCTGCCCACCCATGTCTACTACACACCAGTCATGGATGAACCACTTGCCCTCATCAAGAAACCAAGAAAAGACccagagagcacagagcagaaGGCTAAAAGCTCTGCTAACACTCAAATCCAG ATGCGTCCCTCTGTGATCACTCGTGTCTCTTCGTCCAGAAACCCCTCCTGCAGGTCTGACACCCACAGAAGCCCCTCATCAG TGATTTCAAAATCAAACTATGACCACGTGGTGGATGAACATTTCCAGAGAAGCCTCGGAGCGAACTACCAGAAAGCCGCTCGCTCCCAGCAGCTCTCCATCAGCGTTTCTGTTGATGACCACTTTGCCAAGGCTCTGGGGGACAAGTGGCTGCAGATTAAGTCCAagtcttcctcctgctcctccacacCTCCCAGCAGCCCAAGTGTCACCCACTCTCCCACCTACAAAGAGTCCATCAGCTGCTCATCGCCAACTTCCAGCCACTGGTCCGTCAATTAA
- the slc20a1a gene encoding sodium-dependent phosphate transporter 1-A, with translation MDSTTLATLAAGTTVALYSQTDMSGYLWLLVIGFIIAFILAFSVGANDVANSFGTAVGSGVVTLRQACILATIFETVGSVLLGAKVSETIRQGIIDVQMYNGSEHVLMAGSISAMFGSAVWQLVASFLKLPISGTHCIVGATIGFSMVARGYQGVKWIEILRIVASWFLSPLLSGIMSGILFYVVRKFILSKADPVPNGLRALPVFYGITMGINLFSIMFTGAPLLGFDRVPWWGTLCIALGCALLTGLVVWFIVCPRLKKKIKRELAPAPCETPLMEKTTSKPAPVEQPPVPQDPQPQSPPVDNQKVAFKLGGSEETDLDNNDMDTKDLDMSNGLNGTVGPMMITDPHSGRSHTIHKDSGLYKDLLHKLHMAKVGDCIGDTDTEERPIRRNNSYTSYTMAIYGIQGDPKYKDVEGVALQRRPRVDSYSSYSSAVTSGSTVQDGSVTQEAGKELALEEDELEVDQPAVSLLFQFLQILTACFGSFAHGGNDVSNAIGPLVALWLLYESGSVVSNTPTPIWLLLYGGVGICAGLWVWGRRVIQTMGKDLTPITPSSGFSIELASAITVVVASNIGLPVSTTHCKVGSVVAVGWLRSRKSVDWRLFRNIFIAWFVTVPISGLISAAIMALFIYVVL, from the exons ATGGATTCGACAACACTAGCGACTCTGGCTGCTGGCACCACAGTGGCTCTGTACTCTCAGACTGACATGTCAGGATACTTGTGGCTGCTGGTGATCGGCTTCATCATCGCCTTCATCCTGGCCTTCTCGGTGGGGGCCAACGATGTGGCCAACTCCTTTGGTACTGCAGTGGGGTCTGGGGTGGTCACCCTGCGACAGGCCTGCATCCTGGCCACCATCTTTGAGACGGTGGGCTCAGTGCTGCTGGGGGCAAAGGTCAGCGAGACCATCCGACAGGGGATCATCGACGTCCAGATGTACAACGGCTCTGAACATGTCCTGATGGCTGGGTCCATAAGTGCAATGTTTG GCTCTGCTGTGTGGCAGCTGGTTGCATCATTCCTGAAGCTCCCCATTTCTGGAACTCACTGTATTGTTGGAGCCACAATCGGCTTCTCCATGGTAGCCAGGGGTTACCAAGGGGTCAAATGGATAGAGATACTACGCATTG TGGCCTCCTGGTTCCTGTCACCCTTGCTGTCAGGGATCATGTCAGGAATCCTCTTCTATGTTGTTCGAAAATTCATCCTGAGCAAG GCTGACCCTGTGCCAAATGGCCTCAGAGCTCTACCCGTCTTTTACGGCATCACAATGGGCATCAACCTCTTCTCCATCATGTTCACAGGAGCACCAT tgctgGGCTTTGACAGAGTGCCGTGGTGGGGGACTCTGTGCATTGCGCTAGGATGTGCACTCCTCACAGGCCTCGTTGTTTGGTTCATTGTCTGTCCACGGCTCAAGAAGAAAATCAAAC GAGAACTTGCTCCCGCTCCCTGTGAGACTCCCCTAATGGAGAAGACCACCAGCAAGCCTGCGCCTGTAGAGCAGCCGCCAGTACCGCAAGACCCTCAACCTCAGAGTCCCCCTGTGGACAATCAGAAGGTGGCCTTCAAACTTGGAGGCTCCGAGGAAACTGATTTGGACAACAACGACATGGACACCAAAGATTTGGATATGAGCAATG GGCTGAATGGCACTGTAGGCCCCATGATGATCACTGATCCTCACAGTGGGCGCTCCCACACCATCCACAAAGACTCCGGCCTCTACAAAGACCTGCTGCACAAGCTCCACATGGCTAAGGTCGGAGACTGCATTGGTGACACTGACACAGAGGAGCGACCCATCAGGAGGAACAACAGCTACACCTCTTACACCATGGCAATCTATGGCATTCAAGGGGATCCTAAATACAAGGATGTTGAGGGTGTTGCGCTGCAGAGGAGACCGAGAGTGGACAGCTACAGCAGCTACAGCTCTGCGGTGACCAGTGGGAGTACGGTCCAGGATGGAAGTGTGACACAGGAAGCTGGCAAGGAGCTGGCTCTGGAGGAGGATGAGCTGGAGGTGGATCAGCCGGCTGTGTCTTTGCTCTTTCAGTTCCTGCAGATCCTCACGGCGTGTTTTGGCTCTTTTGCTCACGGAGGGAATGATGTCAG CAATGCGATTGGTCCATTGGTGGCTCTGTGGCTTCTATATGAGAGCGGCTCTGTGGTATCCAATACACCAACCCCCATTTGGTTGCTTCTTTATGGTGGAGTGGGAATCTGTGCTGGACTCTGGGTGTGGGGACGAAGAGTGATCCAGACCATGGGCAAAGACCTCACACCCATTACACCGTCCAG TGGATTCAGCATTGAACTAGCCTCAGCGATCACAGTTGTTGTGGCGTCCAACATTGGTCTTCCTGTGAGCACAACCCACTGCAAG GTGGGGTCAGTAGTTGCTGTCGGGTGGCTCCGCTCAAGGAAATCAGTCGACTGGCGTCTCTTCAGGAACATCTTCATCGCCTGGTTTGTTACAGTTCCCATCTCCGGGCTGATCAGTGCCGCCATTATGGCTCTCTTCATTTACGTTGTTCTGTGA